Sequence from the Candidatus Phytoplasma solani genome:
AATTTGTGATAAAGACGGACAAAAATTAATCCAAAGGCAAGACGATAAACCTGACACTTTTTTAAAACGTTTAAAAGTCTTTAAAGAAGAAACTTTACCTTTAGTACAATATTATCGTCAAAAAAATAAACTTTTTGAAGTTGATGGCATGCAAAATATCAGTCAAGTTACTAATTTGATTCTAAAGGTGTTAGAAACGGAGCAAAAATGATTTCTATTAAAACCCCTCACGAAATCAATTTGATGAAACACGCTGGATTAATTTTACAAAAAACCCACAAAATGCTTGCAACTTTTATTGTTCCAGGGACTACAACTCAAAAACTTGATTCCTTGGCAAAAGCTTTTTATCTAAAACATAATGTCACTTCTGCTTTTAAAAATTACCATGGTTTTCCGAAACATATTTGTACTTCTGTCAACGAAGTCGTTGTGCATGGCATCCCAACTACAAAAACAATTTTAAAACTAGGCGATATTATTACAATAGATTTAGGAATCTATTATAAAGGTTATTATGCCGATTGCGCTTGCACCTATTTTGTAGGCGATAAAACTCTTACTCCTCCACTGATTACTTTGACACAAACCGCTTTAATGCAAGGACTTACCCAAATTAAACCAGGCAATCATTTTTCTGATATTTCTTATGCTATTCAAACTTTTGCCAATCAACATAATTTAGGAATTGTCAAAGATTTTACTGGACACGGGATTGGTACATCTTTACACGAAGAACCTTATATTCCAAATTTCGGTCAACCGCATCAAGGAGCTATCTTCAAAGAAGGTATGACTTTTTGTGTTGAACCGATGCTAACGTTAGGAAGCCCGGAAATAGAAATTTTAGTCGACAATTGGACTGTTGTAACTACCGATAAAAGCCTAAGTGCTCACTTTGAACATACAGTAGTAGTAACTAATTCAAGTTATGAAATTTTAGCCTAATATCGGAAATTAAATTAAGGAATTAAAGGAATTATTTAAATGTCCAAAATAAATATTATCGAAACGGAAGCTATTATTGTTGAAGTATTGCCAAATACTAAATTTAAAGTAGAACTTCCAAATAAAAAAACGATTACCGCTTATGTTTCTGGTAAAATACGCATCAACAATATACGTATTTTACCTGGTGATAAAGTAAAAATTGAATTATCACCATATGATCCAACTAGCGCACGTATTACATATCGTTTTAAATAAGGAGAAAAATGATGAAAGTTAAAGCATCAGTAAAAAAACGCAGTGAAGATGATATCATTGTTCGTCGCAAAGGGCGAGTTTATGTTATTAATAAAAAAAATCGCAGACACAATCAAAGACAAGGATAAAAGGAGAATTTTATGGCTCGAATTGCAGGGATAGACATTCCTAGTGATAAAAGAATAGTCATTGCTTTAACTTATATTTATGGCTTAGGCAAAAAACTATCTCAAAAAATTTTAACTGAATTAAATATCAATCAAGATATTAGAACTAAAAATTTAACAGAACAGCAATTATCTTCTTTGAGAAGTGAAATCACTAAATACACTGTTGAAGGTGATCTTAGACGTGAAGTTACACTTAATGTTAAACGTTTGATGGAAATTGGTGCTTATAGAGGCTTGCGTCATCGTAAAGGTTTACCTGTTAGAGGTCAAAAAACCAGAAATAATGCTCATACTATCAAACAAAAACCTAAAGTGATTGCTGGAAAGAAAAAATAACAAAGGAGAAAGACATTGACGAGAAAAAAAACTATTAAACGCAAAGTTAAAAAAAATGTTCCTTTGGGAATAGCTCATATTCATGCTACTTTTAGTAACACTATTATTACTATTACAGATGTTTATGGTAATGCTATCGCTTGGAGTAGCGCTGGCGCCTTAGGTTTTAAAAATAGTCGTAAATCAACTCCTTTTGCAGCTCAATTAGCAGCCGAAGCAGTAGCTAAATCCGCAATGGAACACGGAATGGTTAAAATTGAAGCTTTCGTTGCAGGTCCTGGACCAGGTAGAGAAGCAGCTATTCGTTCTTTGCAAGCAGTAGGATTAGAAATTACTGCCATCAAAGACGTAACCGCAGTTCCACACAATGGTTGTCGCCCCCCAAAACCTCCGAGAGGATAAGAAAAAAGGAGTAATTATGAAAAATCTTAAATTTATTAAACCTTTTTTTGTTGAAGAACTAGATGAAAACCTTACTTCTGGCAAATTTATAATTCAACCTTTAGAAAGAGGTTATGGCATCACCATTGGAAACGCTTTAAGAAGGATTTTATTATCTTCTTTACCTGGAGCTGCTATTGTTAATGTCAAAATTGAAGGGGTAGAACAAGAATTTACTACCATTCCTGGTGTTTATGAAGATGTTATGACTATCATTTTGAACTTAAAAAAAATTGTTTTTAAAGTCGATGATGAATCAGATGATTTTGAAGAACAATTAGAAATTAATCTAACCGGTCCAAAAAAAGTTACCGCTGCTTGTTTTGAATTACCTGCTGGCGTTACAATCATTAACCCCAAACATCACATTGCTACTATTTCAGATAACATTAACTTTCATATGACAGTTACTATTAAGAAAGGGATTGGTTATGTGGGCGCTAAAGACAATAAAATTCATAGCGAAAATCAAATTGGTGTTATCGCAATTGATTCTTTGTTCACCCCAGTTTTAGATGTAGCTTATCAAGTTGAAAAAAAATTAGGAAACAAAGATGAGTTAACTATTCAAATCACTACCAATGGAGCTGCAGTTGCCAAAGAAGCCCTAGTCACTGCTGCTAAAATTTTAGTAGAACATTTCAATGTGATAGTTGAGTTAAGTCAAAAGGTAGCTAATATTGAGTTTATTCCCGAAACTAAAGAAGAAGCTCATAATTACGTTCTTGACTTAGAAATTGAACAATTAGACTTATCAGTTAGACTTTTTAATAGCCTTAAAAGGGCTGGCATTAACACAGTTGCTGCTTTAGTTAAACTTAGTGAAAAAGAAGTGGTGAAACTAAAAAGTTTAGGTCGTAAATCTTTCCAAGAATTAAAAGATAAATTTGTTGAATACGGTTTAGAATTTAATGATTATCTAAAAGAAGCTCTCCACCACAGCACCGAAGAGGACAAATAATAAAATTAGAAAGGATAGTTGCTTGTTATGTCTTTTAGCAAATTAGGACGCAATAAATCACAAAGAAGAGCTTTATTAAGAACTTTAATGACTGATTTAATTATCCAAGAACAAATTATTACAACAGAACCAAAAGCCAAGGAATTACAAAAATTAGCTAATAAAATGGTTACTTTGGCTAAAAAAGGAACCTTGCACACTAGACGTCAAGCCTCAAGACATCTTTTCGATGAAAAAATCAATGAAGAGACAACTGTTTTACAAAAGTTATTTCAAAAAATAGCTTCCCAATACGTCAATTGTCAAGGCGGATACACTAGAGTTATTAAAACCGTTCCACGTCGTGGCGATGCAGCCCCGATGGCAATTATTGCTTTTATTTAATAATCAAATAAGCTTCTTTTATTTATTGAAGAAGTTTTTTTTGTTATATAGAGTACTAAAAAGGCCTAAACGAAACTTATTACAATATCAACAAAACTAATTAGACAATCATAATGAAAAAAGACTATCTTAAAAGGGTAGTCTTTTGTTTATTTGGATAAGTTATTTCAAAGACCTAAAAACTAATAATTTTAAAAATAAAAAAATATCATAAAAAAAACAAGTAAAAACCTTATTAAATGGAGTTTTGGTAAGCGTTAAACTTGTTTTTTTTTTTGATGTATAATTATAATTAATAGTGGTTTTATTTTTAGTAACGACTACTACTAAAATACAAGAAAGGAATTTTTATTTATTGATTATAATTATCTGAGGTATTATAAAAAAATGATAAAATCGCCAAAAGATTATTAGTTAATTAGAACCAACGCAAGATTCAAAAATTTTCTAATAAAAAAGCGATTAATGAAGCTAATACGGATAGATTAATTGCGTTTCAACAATGGGATTTGCGTTTCCATTGTATGTATTACAATCAGCCCCCGTCCAAACGTAGCGAGCAAGTTTCCAAGCACTACGCTTTCCATCATTCATTCCTGTTAGGGAACTAGTTTCGGGTCGCCCCTAGCTAGTTGTTTATTCAATCGTTCTTAGTTTTGTTTATCTGTTTTTAGTTTTGTTTATCTGTTTTTAGTTTTGTTGTGTTTACGTATGTCCTGCATTTGTTGGTTTGTTCTTTTCCTGTGGCATGTTCTACATAAAACAATTGTCTTCTTGTCTTTCATGGCTCTGCCTTTAGTGTTGCGGAGTGTTTTTGTGTGGTGTAATTCGAGTTCTGATGTTTGTCCGCAAATTGTGCACTGTTCGGCAGCTAACCTATCGGTTAGATTAGTTCTACCTTGGTATATCATTGGGTTTGGTTTTTGGTCTACATTTTCTGTATTCCATTTACGCATTTTCTTGATGTTTTCCCAAGTGAATTTAGGCCATAATTCCCAATGGTTCTTTCCTTTGTTGTCTTTATATTCGATGCCCCATTGGGATTTTATTTTGTGTTTCTTTCGAACTCTGGCAATCGAGGTTTTATCCTTTCTTGCCAGTGTTTTCAAACAACTGTATTCTGCGATGTATGCAAGGTGTCCTAGTGTTGCTATGTTGTTGCCGTAGCAGAAATAGTGTAGAATTCCATTGAGTATTGTTTTGTAGGTTTTGATTATTTCTAATTTATCTCTGCTGGCGAGTGATTCGTCATGTTTGATTTTTCCTCTTTTTGTCCAACTGTACTCTTGTCCGTATTCTTTGATTATTTGTCTCGGAACTTGGATTTTGGTGCACCCGTTGAATGAGTTCTTTGTTGTTTTATTACCCTTAGTACTATTGGTTGGGTTTACTTTTACCATGTATGATAAGAATTTTGTTCCTTTGTTGGCTTTCACAATTTTTGACTTATCTTTACTTATTTTCAAGTTTAAGTCTTGTGTTAGCCATTTGATCACTTGTTCCATGATGTGTTGGGCTTTGTTGTAATTTCCTCCAACTCCTATGATGAAATCATCTGCGTATCGTGTGTATTCAACTCTAGTGTTTGGGTTGATATTTATTTGTGAATTTACATTAGAGTTTTTGTGTTGTCCTAGTCGGCGTAATCTTTCATATTCAGGATTCCATTTCTTTTTAGGTGTTCCAATTTTTACCAGTTCTTCTATTTTTGTATCAATGTAATGTGCGTATATATTTGATAATAGAGGTGAAATGATGCCACCTTGTGGTGAGCCTGATAGTGTATTAAACTTGATACAGTTTTTCATTATCCCAGCTTTTAACCAATTATTGATTGTGGTTAGAACTTTGTTTTTTGTGATGTATTGGGTTAACATTTTGTGTAGGATGTTGTGATCGATGGTATCAAAGTACCCTTCAATGTCGATTTTTATTATGTAGTCGATGCCTTGAAATTTGGCTTTGACTGCTTTTATTGCATCATGACATGATTTATTAGTCCTGAATCCAAAACTTAGAGGTGAGAATATTTCCTCGAAGTATGGCGTTAGGAGTTGTTCGAGTGATTTTTGGATAATTCTATCCTTTATGGTAGGTATACCCAAAGGTCTAGTTTTACCGTTGCTTTTTGGGATGACAACTCTTCTAACTAGGGTTGCATGGTATTTGCCGTTGACGTATTCATGGTGTATTTTATCTATTGTTTTTAATGTCATTCCATTTATGGTTTGACCGTCAACGCCACTTGTACCTGCTCCTTTGTTGTTGGCAATCGCATTGAATGCCTCTAAGGTGTTTTCGATGTTGTTCATTCCCCATTGTAATGTATCTTTGAGTTTTAAGTTGTTTTTTGAACAATATTGAATTATATTCAATGTTCGAGAGAGCTTAGATTTGTAATCAATTGTTGACACGTATATCAACTCCTTTCTCGATTACATTGAATAAACAATAAATGACTAACTACTTTCGCCTTGTAAAGGTCGTTAACCTTCGCCACGGCAGGTCAGTGCATGATGATATTCCAATCATCACTTTGAATTTCCTGCGACTACTATATAGCTTCTTTATCCTTGAGCAGTAGGGCTTTTATTTCCTACTTTGTTAAATTAATGACTGCTTTTAGGATTATCCAAGTTGCTTCTAAATATCTACCTTGTCCTTTAGGTGAAGTATGCCAACACTTAGCCGTGCAGTTTCATACGTTGCCGTAGTATTTCTGAGGGGTTGGCGAGATTCCAAGTTTTCTGTTAATTAGATAAACTAACCAAGACTTCAAACATATCTTGTTAGACTTTGGACTCACGGGGATTCTTTCAGTAGTTTTACCCGTTAGGTTTATTAATTACATCTGCTTTGTCTTCTTAGGCCATTTCAGGCTTTTCCATGGGACAATTTGGTTGCGCTTTCTTCTTGGGTTCACACTACTATCTGACCCTCAATCGCGCTTTTACATTCTGCTGTAATCCGTTATTCTTTCGTTTAACGAACCGAACGTATCCATTCAGTGTTTATCGGCACTGGCTATTGGTTAGATAACACGATATTTAGGCCTCTTTGGCGCCCTTTAAAATAGTAAATCGTTGTTACAAAGAAGCAACCAAAATCACAAAAACCAATCAAAAATTAAATATTATACCAAAACAAAAAACTATTAATAAAGAAAAAATCAATAAATTAGTTTAAAGTTAATGATCTTATCAAAATAAAAAAAAGACTATTTTTATCAAAATTAGGATTCTTTGGGTGGTTCTGTTTTGGGTTTGCAGACAAAACGATAGTCTTAAAGAATTTTTCAAAATTACAAAGCCTCTAAAGTTTAAAAACACCTCAAAGAATCGAAATAGTAACAAAAGAAATGTCTTTTAATTGTATTTTTTTATTAAAAAATTTAAAAAAGGTTAAAAAATT
This genomic interval carries:
- a CDS encoding DNA-directed RNA polymerase subunit alpha encodes the protein MKNLKFIKPFFVEELDENLTSGKFIIQPLERGYGITIGNALRRILLSSLPGAAIVNVKIEGVEQEFTTIPGVYEDVMTIILNLKKIVFKVDDESDDFEEQLEINLTGPKKVTAACFELPAGVTIINPKHHIATISDNINFHMTVTIKKGIGYVGAKDNKIHSENQIGVIAIDSLFTPVLDVAYQVEKKLGNKDELTIQITTNGAAVAKEALVTAAKILVEHFNVIVELSQKVANIEFIPETKEEAHNYVLDLEIEQLDLSVRLFNSLKRAGINTVAALVKLSEKEVVKLKSLGRKSFQELKDKFVEYGLEFNDYLKEALHHSTEEDK
- the infA gene encoding translation initiation factor IF-1, yielding MSKINIIETEAIIVEVLPNTKFKVELPNKKTITAYVSGKIRINNIRILPGDKVKIELSPYDPTSARITYRFK
- the rpsM gene encoding 30S ribosomal protein S13, which gives rise to MARIAGIDIPSDKRIVIALTYIYGLGKKLSQKILTELNINQDIRTKNLTEQQLSSLRSEITKYTVEGDLRREVTLNVKRLMEIGAYRGLRHRKGLPVRGQKTRNNAHTIKQKPKVIAGKKK
- the rpsK gene encoding 30S ribosomal protein S11, whose protein sequence is MTRKKTIKRKVKKNVPLGIAHIHATFSNTIITITDVYGNAIAWSSAGALGFKNSRKSTPFAAQLAAEAVAKSAMEHGMVKIEAFVAGPGPGREAAIRSLQAVGLEITAIKDVTAVPHNGCRPPKPPRG
- the rplQ gene encoding 50S ribosomal protein L17, with amino-acid sequence MSFSKLGRNKSQRRALLRTLMTDLIIQEQIITTEPKAKELQKLANKMVTLAKKGTLHTRRQASRHLFDEKINEETTVLQKLFQKIASQYVNCQGGYTRVIKTVPRRGDAAPMAIIAFI
- the map gene encoding type I methionyl aminopeptidase, which encodes MISIKTPHEINLMKHAGLILQKTHKMLATFIVPGTTTQKLDSLAKAFYLKHNVTSAFKNYHGFPKHICTSVNEVVVHGIPTTKTILKLGDIITIDLGIYYKGYYADCACTYFVGDKTLTPPLITLTQTALMQGLTQIKPGNHFSDISYAIQTFANQHNLGIVKDFTGHGIGTSLHEEPYIPNFGQPHQGAIFKEGMTFCVEPMLTLGSPEIEILVDNWTVVTTDKSLSAHFEHTVVVTNSSYEILA
- a CDS encoding reverse transcriptase domain-containing protein, which translates into the protein MSTIDYKSKLSRTLNIIQYCSKNNLKLKDTLQWGMNNIENTLEAFNAIANNKGAGTSGVDGQTINGMTLKTIDKIHHEYVNGKYHATLVRRVVIPKSNGKTRPLGIPTIKDRIIQKSLEQLLTPYFEEIFSPLSFGFRTNKSCHDAIKAVKAKFQGIDYIIKIDIEGYFDTIDHNILHKMLTQYITKNKVLTTINNWLKAGIMKNCIKFNTLSGSPQGGIISPLLSNIYAHYIDTKIEELVKIGTPKKKWNPEYERLRRLGQHKNSNVNSQININPNTRVEYTRYADDFIIGVGGNYNKAQHIMEQVIKWLTQDLNLKISKDKSKIVKANKGTKFLSYMVKVNPTNSTKGNKTTKNSFNGCTKIQVPRQIIKEYGQEYSWTKRGKIKHDESLASRDKLEIIKTYKTILNGILHYFCYGNNIATLGHLAYIAEYSCLKTLARKDKTSIARVRKKHKIKSQWGIEYKDNKGKNHWELWPKFTWENIKKMRKWNTENVDQKPNPMIYQGRTNLTDRLAAEQCTICGQTSELELHHTKTLRNTKGRAMKDKKTIVLCRTCHRKRTNQQMQDIRKHNKTKNR
- the rpmJ gene encoding 50S ribosomal protein L36, which produces MKVKASVKKRSEDDIIVRRKGRVYVINKKNRRHNQRQG